One genomic region from Planctomycetia bacterium encodes:
- a CDS encoding 1-acyl-sn-glycerol-3-phosphate acyltransferase produces MLSPADFNDPPAAPSDPAAAGRSPFCRVAGLTLAALARVLAGASVRWIASQPDTCQRVYFANHTSHLDAIVIWSSLPQPVRELTRPVAAKDYWSRGAIRRWLAEEVFDAILIDRTDIKVHQSPVDMMLREAGSTRSLIVFPEGGRSVSGEIGEFKSGLYYLAKKRPEIELIPVHIDNLNRVLPRGEFLPVPLLSCISFGPPLWLERGEAKLEFLARARRAVISLKE; encoded by the coding sequence ATGCTCTCCCCGGCAGACTTCAACGACCCACCGGCGGCGCCTTCCGACCCGGCCGCCGCCGGCCGGTCACCGTTCTGCAGAGTCGCGGGCCTGACCCTCGCGGCGCTGGCCCGGGTGCTCGCCGGCGCGAGCGTCCGCTGGATTGCCAGCCAACCCGACACCTGCCAGCGGGTCTACTTCGCCAACCACACCAGCCACCTCGATGCCATCGTGATCTGGTCGTCGCTGCCGCAGCCGGTGCGCGAACTGACGCGGCCCGTTGCGGCCAAGGACTACTGGTCGCGCGGAGCCATCCGCCGCTGGCTCGCCGAGGAGGTCTTCGACGCCATCCTCATCGACCGCACCGACATCAAGGTCCACCAGAGTCCGGTCGACATGATGCTGCGCGAGGCCGGCAGCACCCGTTCCCTGATCGTGTTTCCGGAGGGGGGGCGAAGCGTCAGCGGCGAGATCGGCGAGTTCAAGAGCGGCCTGTACTATCTGGCCAAGAAGCGGCCGGAGATCGAGCTCATCCCGGTGCACATCGACAATCTCAATCGGGTCCTGCCGCGCGGGGAATTTCTTCCGGTGCCCCTGCTCTCCTGCATCAGTTTCGGCCCGCCCTTGTGGCTGGAACGCGGCGAGGCGAAACTCGAGTTTCTTGCCCGGGCGAGACGAGCCGTCATCTCGCTGAAGGAATGA
- the cdsA gene encoding phosphatidate cytidylyltransferase: MNDPLTIALVASVLALLTAATGVGQFLRRHPDRGLDPASIRAFNQRLRGWWVLCTVLAAAFWLGPVATVILFGLVSFWALREFITLTPTRKGDHRALFWVFFLFTPLHYVLVGLNRYDIFSVFLPVYATLFVLARVAFAGDFKRFLERTAKIQAGLVVCVYCLSFAPALLQVPIPAAAGVGGAANFRLLFFLILLVQFADCMQYVWSRMIGQRLVAAAVSSSRTWEGLLGSATSTALLAAALWWAAPPFQPWQAALAGFVVAVMGFAGGMTMSAIKRDRGVKDYGTLVVGHGGVLDRIDSMCFAAPVFYHITLLVTGAGPELGPIP; the protein is encoded by the coding sequence ATGAACGACCCCCTCACCATCGCGCTCGTCGCCAGCGTGCTCGCCCTGCTGACGGCGGCGACCGGCGTCGGGCAGTTCCTGCGCCGCCATCCCGATCGCGGCCTCGACCCGGCCTCGATCCGGGCATTCAACCAGCGTCTCCGAGGCTGGTGGGTGCTGTGCACGGTGCTGGCGGCGGCCTTCTGGCTCGGCCCCGTGGCGACCGTCATCCTGTTCGGCCTCGTCTCCTTCTGGGCGCTGCGGGAGTTCATCACCCTGACGCCCACGCGAAAGGGAGACCATCGAGCGCTGTTCTGGGTGTTTTTCCTGTTCACGCCGCTGCATTACGTGCTCGTGGGCCTGAACCGCTACGACATCTTCAGCGTCTTCCTGCCGGTGTACGCCACGCTATTCGTGCTCGCCCGGGTTGCGTTCGCCGGCGACTTCAAGCGCTTTCTCGAGCGGACCGCAAAAATCCAGGCCGGCCTCGTGGTCTGCGTGTACTGCCTGTCCTTCGCTCCGGCCCTGCTGCAAGTCCCGATCCCCGCCGCGGCCGGCGTGGGGGGAGCGGCGAACTTCCGGCTTCTGTTCTTCCTCATTCTCCTCGTGCAGTTCGCCGACTGCATGCAGTACGTCTGGAGCAGGATGATCGGTCAGCGACTCGTCGCTGCGGCCGTCAGTTCCAGCCGCACGTGGGAGGGGCTGCTTGGCAGCGCCACCAGCACGGCCCTCCTCGCTGCCGCGCTGTGGTGGGCCGCGCCACCGTTCCAGCCCTGGCAGGCGGCCCTCGCCGGCTTCGTGGTCGCCGTGATGGGCTTTGCCGGCGGCATGACCATGTCGGCCATCAAGCGCGATCGCGGCGTCAAGGACTACGGAACGCTCGTGGTCGGCCACGGCGGAGTCCTCGACCGGATCGACTCGATGTGCTTCGCCGCGCCGGTCTTCTACCACATCACGCTGCTGGTGACGGGAGCCGGTCCCGAACTCGGCCCCATCCCCTGA
- a CDS encoding hypothetical protein (possible pseudo, frameshifted) yields MTPQCSAPARMFRGFIAACLAAFVGAQAAGGADFRTANFIVDAPTPDLARKIGEAAEHYRQTLAEEWLGTPLPRWSRPCPIRAQVGPHLGAGGATTFVFDRGEVYNWTMSIQGSEERIVDSVLPHEITHTVFASHFRRGLPRWADEGACTTVEHPVERGRQHKLLLEFLSTGRGIAFPDMFAMREYPRDVLPLYAQGYSLARYLIDRGGRRKYVAFVADGLASDDWSRALGKHYGIGSVAQMQHVWLDWVKEGCPAPSAAVAAAAPPTRPGGAATARGQSPEPVAATPPDRRSIYASRQRVAAADQPLAR; encoded by the coding sequence ATGACGCCACAGTGTTCCGCGCCCGCGCGGATGTTCCGCGGATTCATCGCCGCCTGCCTGGCCGCGTTCGTCGGAGCCCAGGCAGCTGGCGGCGCCGACTTCCGCACGGCCAACTTCATCGTCGATGCCCCGACTCCCGATCTCGCCCGGAAGATCGGCGAGGCCGCGGAGCACTACCGGCAGACCCTCGCCGAGGAATGGCTGGGCACGCCGCTGCCGCGCTGGAGCCGGCCGTGCCCGATCAGGGCGCAGGTCGGGCCGCACCTCGGCGCCGGCGGCGCGACGACCTTCGTCTTCGACCGCGGCGAGGTCTACAACTGGACGATGTCGATCCAGGGGAGCGAGGAGCGGATCGTCGACTCCGTCCTGCCGCACGAGATCACGCATACCGTCTTCGCCAGCCACTTCCGTCGCGGCCTTCCCCGCTGGGCCGACGAGGGAGCCTGCACCACGGTCGAGCACCCGGTGGAGCGCGGCCGGCAGCACAAACTACTGCTCGAATTCCTCAGCACGGGCAGGGGGATCGCGTTTCCGGACATGTTCGCGATGCGCGAGTATCCTCGCGACGTGCTGCCGCTGTACGCTCAGGGCTATTCGCTTGCCCGCTACCTGATCGACCGCGGTGGACGGCGGAAGTACGTCGCCTTCGTCGCCGACGGCCTGGCGTCTGACGACTGGTCGCGGGCGCTGGGAAAGCACTACGGCATCGGCAGCGTGGCCCAGATGCAGCACGTCTGGCTCGACTGGGTGAAGGAAGGCTGCCCAGCCCCCAGCGCGGCTGTCGCTGCCGCAGCCCCGCCGACCCGGCCGGGTGGGGCGGCCACAGCGCGTGGCCAGAGCCCCGAACCGGTGGCGGCCACTCCGCCCGACCGCCGGTCGATCTACGCCAGCCGGCAACGGGTGGCGGCGGCTGATCAGCCGCTGGCGCGTTGA
- a CDS encoding MBL fold metallo-hydrolase, producing the protein MPNPELLAAPEGFELARIESQPFGENTYVLSRAESRECVVIDPGFEPGLVVEWLEFRGLQPAAILLTHGHSDHIAGNAALRARWPGLPILISRVDAPKLTDPGGNLSAAFGMAIKSPPADRLLDDGAVIEAAGLRIVARSLPGHSSGHMVFLLDRVEPPVVFGGDVLFRGSIGRTDFPDGDFETLARGIRQNLYTLSDETIVHPGHGDPTTVGREKRTNPHVPAGRPD; encoded by the coding sequence ATGCCCAATCCCGAGTTGCTCGCCGCCCCGGAAGGCTTCGAGCTGGCCCGCATCGAGTCCCAGCCTTTCGGCGAGAACACCTACGTGCTGTCGCGCGCGGAAAGCCGCGAGTGCGTGGTGATCGACCCGGGCTTCGAACCGGGCCTCGTCGTGGAGTGGCTGGAATTCCGTGGGCTCCAGCCGGCGGCAATCCTCCTCACCCATGGCCATTCCGACCACATCGCCGGCAACGCCGCGCTGCGGGCCCGCTGGCCCGGGCTCCCGATCCTCATCAGCCGCGTTGACGCACCGAAGCTCACCGATCCCGGGGGCAATCTCTCGGCGGCTTTCGGCATGGCGATCAAGAGCCCGCCGGCCGACCGGCTCCTCGACGACGGAGCCGTCATCGAGGCCGCGGGGCTGCGCATCGTCGCGCGATCGCTTCCCGGTCATTCCTCGGGACACATGGTTTTCCTCCTCGACCGGGTCGAACCGCCCGTCGTGTTCGGGGGTGACGTCCTGTTCCGGGGCAGCATCGGCCGCACCGACTTTCCGGACGGTGACTTCGAAACCCTTGCCCGCGGCATCCGCCAGAATCTCTACACGCTGTCAGACGAAACGATCGTCCATCCAGGGCACGGCGATCCGACGACGGTGGGACGCGAAAAACGCACCAATCCCCACGTCCCAGCCGGGCGGCCTGATTGA